The following are from one region of the Klebsiella aerogenes genome:
- a CDS encoding ABC-F family ATPase, whose product MLVSSNVTMQFGSKPLFENISVKFGGGNRYGLIGANGSGKSTFMKILGGDLEPTLGNVSLDPNERIGKLRQDQFAFEAFTVLDTVIMGHGELWEVKQERDRIYGLAEMSEEDGYKVADLEVTYGEMDGYSAEARAGELLLGVGIPVEQHYGPMSEVAPGWKLRVLLAQALFSNPDILLLDEPTNNLDIDTIRWLEQVLNERDSTMIIISHDRHFLNMVCTHMADLDYGELRVYPGNYDEYMTAATQARERLLADNAKKKAQIADLQSFVSRFSANASKSRQATSRARQIDKIKLDEVKASSRQNPFIRFEQDKKLFRNALEVEALAKGFENGPLFKGVNLLLEVGEKLAVLGTNGVGKSTMLKTLVGELEADNGTIKWSENARIGYYAQDHAEDFENDLTVFDWMSQWKQEGDDEQAVRSILGRLLFSQDDIKKPAKVLSGGEKGRMLFGKLMMQKPNILVMDEPTNHLDMESIESLNMALEMYQGTLIFVSHDREFVSSLATRVLEITPERVIDFSGNYEDYLRSKGIE is encoded by the coding sequence GTGCTAGTATCCAGCAACGTCACCATGCAGTTTGGCAGTAAGCCGCTGTTTGAAAACATCTCCGTCAAATTTGGCGGCGGTAACCGCTACGGCCTGATTGGCGCCAACGGCAGCGGTAAATCCACCTTTATGAAGATCCTCGGCGGCGATCTCGAGCCGACGCTGGGCAACGTTTCTCTCGACCCGAACGAGCGCATTGGTAAGCTGCGTCAGGATCAGTTCGCCTTCGAAGCGTTCACCGTGCTGGATACGGTTATCATGGGCCACGGTGAGCTGTGGGAAGTGAAACAGGAGCGCGATCGCATCTACGGTCTGGCCGAAATGAGCGAAGAAGATGGCTACAAAGTCGCTGACCTGGAAGTGACCTACGGCGAAATGGATGGCTATTCGGCGGAAGCGCGTGCGGGCGAACTGCTGCTCGGCGTGGGTATTCCTGTTGAGCAACATTACGGTCCGATGAGCGAAGTTGCGCCGGGCTGGAAACTGCGTGTCCTGCTGGCGCAGGCGCTGTTCTCAAATCCGGACATCCTGCTGCTCGATGAACCGACGAACAACCTGGACATCGATACCATTCGCTGGCTGGAGCAGGTGCTGAACGAGCGCGACAGCACCATGATCATCATTTCGCATGACCGTCACTTCCTGAACATGGTCTGCACCCACATGGCGGATCTGGACTACGGTGAACTGCGCGTCTATCCGGGCAACTACGACGAGTACATGACCGCAGCGACCCAGGCGCGCGAGCGTTTGCTGGCCGATAACGCCAAGAAAAAAGCGCAAATTGCCGACCTGCAGTCCTTCGTCAGCCGTTTTAGCGCCAACGCGTCTAAATCCCGTCAGGCGACGTCTCGCGCCCGTCAGATTGATAAAATCAAGTTGGATGAAGTCAAAGCCTCCAGCCGTCAGAACCCGTTCATTCGCTTCGAGCAGGATAAGAAACTGTTCCGTAATGCGCTGGAAGTGGAAGCGCTGGCGAAAGGTTTTGAGAACGGCCCGCTGTTCAAAGGGGTTAACCTGCTGCTGGAAGTCGGCGAGAAGCTGGCGGTACTGGGGACCAACGGCGTCGGTAAATCGACCATGCTGAAAACCCTGGTTGGCGAACTGGAAGCGGACAACGGCACCATTAAGTGGTCCGAAAACGCCCGCATCGGCTACTACGCGCAGGATCATGCCGAAGATTTCGAGAACGACCTGACGGTCTTCGACTGGATGAGCCAGTGGAAACAGGAAGGCGATGACGAACAGGCGGTACGTAGCATCCTCGGTCGTCTGCTGTTTAGCCAGGACGATATCAAGAAGCCAGCGAAAGTGCTGTCCGGTGGTGAGAAAGGGCGCATGCTGTTCGGCAAGCTGATGATGCAGAAACCAAACATCCTGGTGATGGACGAACCGACCAACCACCTGGATATGGAATCGATCGAATCGCTGAACATGGCGCTGGAGATGTATCAGGGCACGCTGATCTTCGTTTCCCACGACCGTGAGTTCGTGAGCTCGCTGGCGACTCGCGTGCTGGAGATCACCCCAGAACGCGTGATCGACTTCAGCGGTAACTACGAAGATTATCTGCGCAGCAAAGGTATCGAGTAA
- a CDS encoding tyrosine-protein phosphatase: MTTRTRHPAFIALQGGINFRDLGGQRAADGRRVRPGKLLRSGSLHNMTTDDLSRLSAIPLSRVLDYRDPVEVNRSPDRLNNEAHYLNAPANPLASNVNAKVTEFNAATLNTMDGEQFMLQLYRQLPFDNAAYRQLTQWLMEPFDGALLQHCAVGKDRTGVGCALTLFALGCDSHTVMEEYLLTQGMLAQVEGFLIDAFGDGLDDNGRKNLAEIMTVQESYLAAALSSIEQRYGNVNVWLEQEYNLTPQAREALQARLLEE; encoded by the coding sequence ATGACCACCCGCACCAGGCATCCTGCCTTTATCGCGCTTCAAGGCGGCATCAATTTTCGCGACCTCGGCGGCCAACGCGCCGCCGATGGCCGCCGCGTACGCCCGGGAAAACTGCTGCGATCCGGCTCGCTGCATAACATGACCACGGATGATCTCAGCCGGCTCAGCGCCATTCCGCTGAGCCGGGTGCTGGACTACCGCGACCCGGTTGAGGTCAACCGCAGCCCCGATCGGTTGAACAACGAGGCCCATTACCTCAACGCCCCGGCTAATCCGCTCGCAAGCAACGTCAATGCTAAGGTGACCGAATTTAACGCCGCGACGCTGAACACCATGGACGGCGAGCAGTTTATGCTACAACTCTATCGCCAGTTGCCGTTTGATAATGCCGCCTATCGGCAACTGACCCAGTGGTTGATGGAGCCCTTCGACGGCGCCTTACTACAGCACTGCGCGGTCGGCAAAGACCGTACCGGCGTCGGCTGCGCCCTGACGCTGTTCGCGCTCGGCTGTGATAGCCATACGGTGATGGAAGAGTATCTGCTGACCCAGGGGATGCTGGCTCAGGTCGAGGGATTCCTGATCGACGCTTTCGGCGACGGACTCGACGATAACGGACGTAAAAACCTCGCGGAAATCATGACCGTCCAGGAGTCCTATCTCGCCGCGGCGCTTTCCAGTATTGAACAGCGTTATGGCAACGTTAACGTCTGGCTGGAGCAGGAATATAACCTGACGCCGCAGGCGCGCGAGGCACTGCAGGCCCGTCTGCTGGAAGAGTAG
- a CDS encoding glycoside hydrolase family 31 protein: MKTLKHWSLHQQLDHHVELTVDGQHTLCLYVLEENLFRVLLKRQGQLALDRTWSIAPQQDVPWEGRSREDISGFSLPAWQLTRHDDTLTIATRQLRVTVHQPLWLEWSYRDEAGEWQALVNDRPTSAYLANAHGDGVAHYQSRRKDERFYGLGEKAGDLQRTGKRYEMRNLDAMGYNAVSTDPLYKHIPFTIAQRSDISYGLFYDNLSSCWLDLGNEIDNYHTAYRRWQAEAGDIDYYLFTGKRVLDVTKAFVRLTGKTLFGPKWSLGYSGSTMHYTDAPDAQNQLMNFIRLCEQHAIPCDSFQLSSGYTSINGKRYVFNWNYDKVPQPKVMSQAFHDAGLKLAANIKPCLLQDHPRYNEVAERGLFIRDSQTDAPERSSFWDDEGSNLDFTNPQTIAWWQEGVTTQLLEMGIDSTWNDNNEFEVWDGEARCHGFGHEIAIKHIRPVMPLLMMRASLEAQQRFAPQKRPYLISRSGCAGMQRYVQTWSGDNRTSWDTLRYNTRMGLGMSLSGLFNVGHDVGGFSGDKPEPELFVRWVQNGVMHPRFTIHSWNDDQTVNEAWMYPEITPAIRSAIELRYRLLPYLYTLLWQAHADDEPMLRPTFLDHEHDAQTFAECDDFLLGRDLLVASVVEPGARQRQVWLPDNQDGWYDFYSHQWFAGGQWITLDAPLEKLPLLVRAGAGLPLSERISHVDVQQDDRRELRLFPLKGVGTSRGLLFEDDGESWGYQEDDALWLEWEMVCSATQVNLKINARGKYRPAWETLKLSLPAGEKRQLLVNGVEGAEWAF, from the coding sequence ATGAAGACGCTGAAACACTGGAGTTTGCACCAACAGCTGGACCACCACGTGGAGCTGACCGTCGACGGTCAGCACACCCTGTGCCTGTACGTTCTGGAAGAGAATCTGTTCCGCGTGCTACTGAAGCGTCAGGGCCAGTTGGCGCTGGATCGCACCTGGAGCATCGCTCCGCAGCAGGACGTGCCGTGGGAAGGTCGCTCGCGTGAAGATATCAGCGGTTTTAGTCTCCCCGCCTGGCAGCTTACCCGGCATGACGACACGCTGACCATCGCCACCCGTCAGCTGCGCGTCACCGTTCATCAGCCGCTGTGGCTGGAATGGAGCTATCGCGACGAAGCCGGTGAGTGGCAGGCGCTGGTCAATGACCGTCCCACCAGCGCCTACCTGGCGAATGCGCATGGCGACGGCGTCGCCCATTATCAAAGCCGCCGCAAAGATGAACGTTTCTATGGCCTGGGCGAAAAGGCCGGCGACCTGCAACGCACCGGTAAGCGCTACGAGATGCGCAATCTTGATGCCATGGGCTACAACGCCGTAAGCACCGACCCGCTGTATAAACATATCCCGTTTACCATTGCTCAGCGCAGCGATATCAGCTACGGCCTGTTTTACGATAACCTGAGCAGCTGCTGGCTGGATCTCGGCAACGAAATCGACAACTACCACACCGCCTATCGCCGCTGGCAGGCGGAAGCGGGCGATATCGATTACTACCTGTTTACCGGCAAACGAGTGCTGGATGTCACCAAAGCATTTGTTCGCCTGACCGGTAAAACCCTGTTTGGGCCGAAATGGAGTCTCGGTTACAGCGGTTCGACGATGCACTACACCGATGCGCCGGATGCGCAAAACCAGCTGATGAATTTCATTCGCCTGTGCGAACAACATGCGATCCCCTGCGACTCGTTCCAGCTCTCTTCCGGCTATACCTCGATTAACGGTAAGCGTTATGTCTTCAACTGGAACTACGACAAGGTGCCGCAGCCGAAAGTGATGAGCCAGGCATTCCACGATGCTGGCTTAAAACTGGCCGCGAATATCAAGCCGTGCTTGCTGCAGGATCACCCACGTTATAACGAAGTGGCGGAGCGTGGACTCTTTATTCGCGATTCGCAAACCGATGCGCCGGAGCGCTCCAGCTTCTGGGACGATGAAGGATCAAACCTCGATTTCACCAATCCGCAAACCATTGCCTGGTGGCAGGAGGGCGTCACCACTCAATTGCTGGAGATGGGCATCGACTCAACCTGGAACGATAACAACGAGTTTGAGGTCTGGGACGGTGAAGCGCGCTGCCACGGCTTTGGCCACGAAATCGCCATTAAACATATTCGCCCGGTGATGCCGCTGCTGATGATGCGCGCGTCGCTGGAGGCCCAGCAGCGCTTTGCGCCGCAGAAACGCCCGTATCTTATCTCGCGTTCCGGTTGCGCCGGAATGCAGCGCTACGTGCAAACCTGGAGCGGCGATAACCGCACCAGTTGGGATACCCTGCGCTATAACACCCGCATGGGACTGGGCATGAGCCTGTCCGGGCTGTTTAACGTCGGTCATGACGTCGGCGGTTTCTCCGGCGATAAACCAGAACCGGAGCTGTTCGTCCGCTGGGTGCAAAACGGCGTGATGCATCCGCGCTTTACCATCCATTCGTGGAACGATGACCAGACGGTGAACGAAGCCTGGATGTACCCGGAAATCACCCCGGCGATCCGCTCGGCCATCGAACTGCGCTATCGTCTGCTGCCGTATCTGTATACCCTGCTGTGGCAGGCGCATGCCGACGATGAACCCATGTTGCGCCCGACGTTCCTCGATCATGAACACGATGCCCAGACCTTTGCCGAATGCGATGATTTTCTGCTGGGCCGCGATCTGCTGGTGGCAAGCGTGGTCGAGCCCGGCGCCCGTCAGCGCCAGGTATGGCTGCCGGATAACCAGGACGGCTGGTACGACTTTTATAGCCATCAGTGGTTCGCCGGCGGTCAGTGGATAACCCTTGATGCGCCGTTGGAAAAGCTGCCGCTGCTGGTACGCGCTGGCGCCGGGCTGCCGCTTAGTGAACGCATCAGCCACGTTGATGTACAACAAGACGATCGTCGCGAACTGCGGCTATTCCCGCTGAAAGGCGTAGGAACTTCCCGAGGTCTGTTGTTCGAAGATGATGGCGAAAGCTGGGGTTATCAAGAGGACGACGCGCTATGGCTGGAGTGGGAAATGGTATGCAGCGCGACTCAGGTGAACCTGAAGATCAATGCGCGTGGTAAGTATCGCCCGGCGTGGGAAACGCTAAAACTGTCATTACCGGCGGGAGAAAAACGCCAACTGCTGGTGAATGGTGTTGAAGGGGCTGAGTGGGCGTTCTGA
- a CDS encoding MFS transporter encodes MSQGLNNDMAASKTRRVVKNLRWWMLVLFLLGVTVNYITRNSLGIIAPELKATLGITTEQYSWIVGAFQLAYTIFQPLCGWLIDVIGLKLGFMICATLWAVACIAHAGAGSWLHLAILRFFMGGAEAAATPANAKTIGEWFPKSERPIAAGWAGVGFSIGAMLAPPIIYFAHASFGWQGAFMFTGVLALLWVILWWIFYQNPEKHPNLGKSELEFIKQDNEAPPVKLPFFTALKTVSKNKRFYGIAIPAFMAEPAWAVLSFWVPLYLAKEHGMDLKQIAMFAWLPFLAADLGSVVSGYLTRLYVRWFGCTRVNSVIASSVTGAFLMISLALVAITRDPYITIVLISIGGFGHQIISCMLSALVVESFDKGQMATVNGMRGSAAWIASFLFSLLIGVTADKIGFNPLFIAMGFFDLIGAVFLVTFIAERRAKRA; translated from the coding sequence ATGAGTCAAGGCCTCAACAACGATATGGCGGCCAGCAAAACGCGGCGTGTAGTAAAAAATCTGCGCTGGTGGATGCTGGTATTGTTCTTACTTGGCGTCACCGTCAACTACATCACCCGCAACTCGCTGGGAATCATTGCCCCGGAGCTGAAAGCGACCCTCGGCATCACCACCGAACAATACTCGTGGATAGTCGGCGCTTTTCAGCTGGCTTACACCATTTTCCAACCGCTGTGCGGCTGGCTTATCGATGTTATCGGTCTCAAACTGGGCTTTATGATTTGCGCCACCCTGTGGGCGGTGGCGTGTATCGCCCATGCTGGCGCTGGCAGTTGGCTGCATCTGGCTATTTTGCGCTTCTTCATGGGCGGCGCTGAGGCAGCGGCTACCCCGGCAAACGCCAAAACCATTGGTGAGTGGTTCCCAAAATCGGAACGACCTATCGCCGCCGGTTGGGCAGGCGTCGGCTTCTCCATCGGCGCGATGCTGGCGCCGCCGATTATCTACTTCGCTCACGCCTCCTTCGGCTGGCAGGGCGCGTTCATGTTTACCGGCGTGCTGGCGTTGCTGTGGGTGATACTGTGGTGGATATTCTATCAAAACCCGGAAAAGCACCCGAATCTCGGCAAAAGCGAACTGGAATTCATCAAGCAGGATAATGAAGCGCCGCCGGTGAAACTGCCCTTCTTCACCGCCCTCAAGACCGTCTCGAAGAATAAACGTTTCTACGGTATCGCCATCCCAGCCTTTATGGCGGAACCCGCCTGGGCGGTTCTGAGCTTCTGGGTGCCGCTGTACCTGGCGAAAGAGCACGGAATGGATCTCAAGCAGATTGCCATGTTCGCCTGGCTGCCGTTCCTCGCCGCCGACCTGGGCAGCGTCGTCAGCGGCTACCTCACCCGCCTGTATGTCCGCTGGTTCGGTTGTACGCGAGTGAATTCGGTGATCGCCAGTTCGGTGACCGGCGCATTCCTGATGATTTCGCTGGCTCTCGTCGCCATCACCCGCGATCCCTATATCACTATCGTCCTGATCTCCATTGGCGGTTTCGGCCACCAGATCATCTCCTGCATGCTCAGCGCGCTGGTGGTGGAGTCCTTTGATAAAGGGCAGATGGCGACGGTTAATGGCATGCGCGGGTCTGCCGCGTGGATCGCCAGCTTCCTGTTCTCATTATTAATCGGGGTGACCGCCGACAAAATTGGCTTCAACCCGCTGTTTATCGCCATGGGCTTCTTTGACCTGATTGGCGCTGTTTTCCTGGTGACATTTATTGCTGAACGTCGCGCCAAGCGCGCCTGA
- a CDS encoding GntR family transcriptional regulator translates to MTAKYLNIAREIKKRIISQQYPASAPLPDQFALAAEFNTSRMTIQQAMRQLIVEGLIYTRKGQGTFVRKNFLQLSQWELPGSDYFGATKTWEHLGEVHSEVVRFELRFPDEKEQSSLLIDADAPVYDFVRLRLLNGEPVSLDLTVMPVALVPGLNKSHLESSVFRYVQETLGLKLMGSYRVVRAMKPDELDKRHLNCEPTDPILEVEQVIYLEDGTPLEYAHCHYRYDHGGVILVNNG, encoded by the coding sequence ATGACGGCGAAGTACCTTAATATCGCGCGGGAAATTAAAAAGCGGATCATTAGCCAGCAGTATCCTGCCAGCGCGCCGTTACCCGACCAGTTCGCGCTGGCGGCGGAGTTCAACACCAGCCGGATGACCATTCAGCAGGCGATGCGTCAGCTGATCGTCGAAGGGCTGATCTATACCCGCAAAGGGCAGGGCACCTTTGTACGTAAAAATTTCCTGCAGTTGTCGCAGTGGGAATTGCCCGGTAGCGATTATTTTGGCGCCACCAAAACCTGGGAACATCTGGGCGAGGTACACAGCGAAGTGGTGCGCTTTGAGCTGCGCTTTCCCGACGAGAAGGAGCAGAGTTCGCTGCTGATCGACGCTGATGCGCCGGTGTATGACTTTGTGCGCCTGCGGTTGCTCAACGGTGAGCCGGTATCGCTGGATTTGACGGTCATGCCGGTGGCGCTGGTGCCGGGGCTAAATAAAAGCCATCTTGAAAGCTCGGTATTTCGCTACGTGCAGGAGACGTTGGGGCTGAAGCTGATGGGATCGTATCGCGTCGTTCGGGCGATGAAACCGGATGAGCTGGATAAAAGACATCTTAATTGCGAGCCCACCGACCCGATACTGGAGGTTGAGCAGGTTATCTACCTGGAAGACGGTACACCGCTGGAGTACGCGCACTGCCATTATCGCTACGATCATGGCGGAGTTATTCTGGTGAATAACGGCTAG
- a CDS encoding LacI family DNA-binding transcriptional regulator yields MDKKLRVAEIAARTGLSASTVSRVLAGKANTSEKARQTVLTCARELGVMQGLAAGRLLLNNLLVFAPQRAFDERSDIFYYRVVQSINSALSPHEVRLRYCALEENDSDANLFLARMNETDTQAAVLLGIDDPHIHGLAADLGRPCVLINCRDEAMRLPSIAPDHRLIGQCAARYLFEMGHRAVMNVMCLRRYTMELRLVGIKEAWRARNLRFTGSRDLISVANFSARETEEQVGAWLDGLQGRPLPTAFLVGGDFMAAGTVSALQKRGLRVPQDVSVMSIDGFNLAAIQDVPLTAVHVPRDELGSEAVHLLQQRLLRPEAPHGSLLLHGTLVVRDSVRRIRPGKSHTAVEQQGLYDD; encoded by the coding sequence ATGGACAAAAAGCTGCGCGTTGCCGAGATTGCCGCCCGTACCGGACTGTCGGCCAGCACGGTATCGAGAGTGTTAGCGGGCAAAGCGAATACCAGCGAAAAGGCGCGCCAGACGGTACTCACCTGCGCACGCGAACTTGGCGTGATGCAGGGGTTGGCCGCCGGGCGACTGCTGCTCAATAATCTGCTGGTCTTTGCGCCGCAGCGCGCCTTCGATGAACGTTCGGATATCTTCTATTACCGCGTGGTTCAGAGCATCAACAGCGCGCTTTCGCCGCATGAGGTACGTCTGCGCTACTGCGCGCTGGAAGAGAACGACAGCGATGCGAATCTGTTTCTTGCCCGCATGAATGAGACCGATACCCAGGCCGCCGTTTTGCTGGGGATTGACGATCCGCATATTCATGGCCTGGCGGCGGATCTCGGCAGGCCTTGCGTATTAATTAACTGCCGTGACGAGGCGATGCGCTTGCCATCGATTGCGCCGGACCATCGACTGATTGGCCAGTGCGCGGCCCGCTATCTGTTCGAGATGGGGCATCGGGCGGTGATGAACGTGATGTGCCTGCGTCGCTACACGATGGAGCTGCGGCTGGTGGGTATCAAGGAAGCGTGGCGGGCGCGTAACCTGCGCTTTACAGGCAGTCGCGACCTGATTAGCGTCGCCAACTTTAGCGCCAGAGAAACGGAAGAGCAGGTGGGCGCCTGGCTTGATGGGTTGCAGGGAAGACCGTTGCCGACGGCGTTTCTGGTGGGCGGCGATTTTATGGCCGCCGGTACCGTCAGCGCGCTGCAAAAGCGTGGTCTGCGTGTGCCGCAGGATGTCTCGGTGATGAGTATCGACGGTTTTAATCTGGCGGCGATTCAGGACGTGCCGCTGACGGCGGTGCATGTGCCGAGAGACGAACTGGGCAGCGAGGCAGTACATCTTCTGCAGCAACGTCTGCTGCGCCCGGAAGCGCCGCACGGTTCGCTACTGCTGCACGGCACACTGGTAGTGCGAGACTCCGTACGGCGGATACGGCCAGGTAAGAGCCATACCGCCGTTGAACAGCAAGGACTGTACGATGATTAA
- a CDS encoding glycoside hydrolase family 1 protein, whose protein sequence is MKDTLPADFLWGNSVSSMQTEGAWNEGGKGMSVYDIREPAEFASDWKVATDSYHRFREDFDLMQDLGMNCYRFQIAWSRVCPEGDGAFNEEGIAFYHQFIDELIARGIEPMICLYHFDMPLSLAERYNGFTDRRVMDAFIRYGQKMIDCYGDKVKYWLTFNEQNLYHSPEAFLITGYLRGEKTLRELYQIQHHVMMAHVHLTHYLHQAKPQCLMGGMLAHALVYPATCKPRDILCAQQLDEFLNQNLLRAYAGEGYSPEVMHFVAREGFNDIYRAEDLALMATVKVDYLAFSYYASRALDSDAIPQGTPVNNYMLFGNLDNPYLKATEWNWQIDPLGFRMIITRYYNDWRLPVFPIENGIGVIESWDGENPVADDYRIAYHRDHINAMKAAMFEDGAQVIGYLGWGLIDILSSQGDMRKRYGVVYVNRENHDLKDLKRVPKKSYAWLKRVIHSNGDEM, encoded by the coding sequence ATGAAAGACACACTACCGGCGGATTTTTTATGGGGCAATTCGGTCTCCAGCATGCAGACGGAAGGGGCGTGGAACGAGGGCGGCAAGGGGATGTCGGTATATGATATCCGTGAACCGGCGGAGTTCGCCTCGGACTGGAAGGTGGCGACCGATTCCTATCATCGCTTTCGCGAAGATTTCGACTTGATGCAGGATCTCGGCATGAACTGCTACCGTTTCCAGATTGCCTGGAGCCGTGTCTGCCCTGAGGGGGATGGCGCGTTCAATGAAGAGGGGATCGCGTTTTATCACCAGTTTATTGACGAGCTTATTGCCCGCGGCATCGAGCCCATGATTTGCCTGTATCACTTCGATATGCCGCTCTCGCTGGCAGAGCGCTACAACGGTTTTACCGACCGCCGGGTAATGGATGCTTTTATTCGCTACGGTCAGAAAATGATCGACTGTTATGGCGATAAGGTGAAGTATTGGCTGACCTTCAATGAACAGAATTTATATCATTCACCGGAAGCCTTCCTGATCACCGGCTACCTGCGCGGTGAAAAAACGCTGCGCGAGCTTTACCAGATCCAGCATCACGTGATGATGGCGCATGTCCATCTGACCCACTATCTGCATCAGGCGAAACCGCAGTGTCTGATGGGCGGGATGCTGGCCCACGCGCTGGTGTACCCGGCGACCTGTAAACCGCGCGATATACTCTGCGCCCAGCAATTGGACGAGTTTTTAAACCAGAACCTGTTGCGCGCCTATGCGGGCGAGGGTTACAGCCCGGAGGTGATGCATTTTGTCGCCCGCGAAGGGTTTAACGATATCTACCGTGCTGAAGATCTTGCGCTGATGGCGACGGTGAAGGTCGATTATCTGGCCTTCAGCTACTACGCCAGCCGGGCGTTGGATAGCGATGCTATTCCGCAGGGGACGCCGGTAAACAACTATATGTTGTTTGGCAACCTGGATAACCCTTACCTGAAAGCGACCGAGTGGAACTGGCAGATCGATCCTCTGGGGTTTCGCATGATCATTACTCGCTATTACAACGACTGGCGCCTGCCGGTATTCCCGATTGAAAACGGCATCGGGGTGATTGAATCCTGGGATGGCGAGAACCCGGTTGCCGATGATTACCGTATTGCTTACCACCGCGACCATATCAACGCCATGAAAGCGGCGATGTTTGAGGACGGCGCGCAGGTGATCGGCTATCTCGGTTGGGGATTAATCGATATTCTTAGCTCGCAGGGCGATATGCGTAAGCGCTACGGCGTGGTGTACGTCAACCGCGAAAACCACGATCTGAAGGATCTCAAGCGGGTGCCGAAGAAAAGCTATGCCTGGCTGAAGCGGGTGATTCATAGCAACGGTGACGAGATGTAA
- the ldtB gene encoding L,D-transpeptidase yields the protein MKLSTLLAAAFAIVGFCNTASAVTYPLPTDGSRLIGQNQVITIPDDNKQPLEYFAAKYQMGLSNMLEANPGVDTYLPKGGTVLNIPQQLILPDTVHEGIVINSAEMRLYYYPKGTNTVIVLPIGIGQLGKDTPINWTTKVERKKAGPTWTPTAKMHAEYAAEGNPLPAVVPAGPDNPMGLYALYIGRLYAIHGTNANFGIGLRVSHGCVRLRNEDIKFLFDSVPVGTRVQFIDEPVKATSEPDGSRYIEVHNPLSTTEAQFKGGEIVPISLTQAVQAVTSQSDVDQSVMDQAIQNRSGMPVRLN from the coding sequence ATGAAATTATCGACACTCTTAGCGGCAGCCTTCGCCATCGTGGGCTTTTGCAACACAGCTTCAGCTGTCACATATCCTCTGCCGACCGATGGCAGCCGTCTGATTGGCCAGAACCAGGTCATCACCATTCCAGACGACAATAAACAGCCGCTGGAATATTTTGCTGCCAAGTATCAGATGGGCCTGTCCAACATGCTGGAAGCGAACCCGGGCGTGGATACCTACCTGCCAAAAGGCGGTACCGTGCTGAACATCCCTCAGCAGCTGATTCTGCCGGATACCGTGCATGAAGGTATCGTGATCAACAGCGCCGAAATGCGTCTGTACTACTACCCGAAAGGCACCAACACCGTGATCGTGCTGCCGATCGGTATCGGCCAGTTAGGCAAAGATACGCCGATCAACTGGACCACCAAAGTTGAACGTAAGAAAGCGGGCCCGACCTGGACCCCTACCGCGAAAATGCATGCGGAATACGCAGCAGAAGGCAACCCGCTGCCGGCAGTCGTACCGGCTGGCCCGGATAACCCGATGGGCCTGTACGCGCTGTACATCGGCCGTCTGTATGCGATCCACGGCACCAATGCCAACTTCGGTATCGGCCTGCGCGTAAGCCATGGCTGCGTGCGTCTGCGTAACGAAGACATCAAATTCCTGTTCGATAGCGTGCCGGTCGGCACCCGCGTGCAGTTTATCGATGAGCCGGTTAAAGCGACCAGCGAACCAGATGGCAGCCGTTATATCGAAGTTCATAACCCGCTGTCGACCACCGAAGCGCAGTTTAAGGGCGGCGAAATCGTGCCGATTAGCCTGACCCAAGCGGTGCAGGCAGTGACCAGCCAATCTGACGTTGACCAGAGCGTAATGGATCAGGCGATTCAGAACCGCTCCGGGATGCCGGTGCGCCTGAACTAA